The following coding sequences lie in one Gymnogyps californianus isolate 813 chromosome 18, ASM1813914v2, whole genome shotgun sequence genomic window:
- the NTMT1 gene encoding N-terminal Xaa-Pro-Lys N-methyltransferase 1, whose product MTSEVVENEFEFYSKAEKYWKDVPATVDGMLGGYGHISSIDINSSRKFLQRFLRDGPNRTGTTCALDCGAGIGRITKRLLLPLFKTVDMVDVTEDFLTKAKSYLGEEGRRVRNYFCCGLQDFSPEPNSYDVIWIQWVIGHLTDNHLADFLKRCRAGLRPNGIVVIKDNMAQEGVIMDDVDSSVCRDLDVVRKIIRRAGLHLLAEERQENFPDEIYHVYTFAMR is encoded by the exons ATGACGAGCGAGGTGGTGGAGAACGAGTTTGAGTTTTACTCCAAGGCAGAGAAGTACTGGAAGGACGTGCCTGCCACGGTGGACGGCATGCTGGGGGGCTACGGCCACATCTCCAGCATCGACATCAACAGCTCCAGGAAGTTCCTGCAGAGGTTTCTGCGG GATGGCCCCAATCGGACGGGGACAACCTGTGCTCTGGACTGCGGAGCGGGCATCGGCCGGATCACCaagcggctgctgctgcccctcttCAAGACAGTGGACATGGTGGACGTGACGGAGGACTTCCTCACCAAGGCCAAGAGCTAcctgggagaggagggcaggcGGGTGCGCAACTACTTCTGCTGCGGCCTCCAGGACTTCAGCCCCGAGCCAAACTCCTACGACGTCATCTGGATCCAGTGGGTCATCG GACATCTCACCGACAACCACCTCGCCGACTTCCTGAAGCGGTGCCGTGCCGGCCTGCGGCCCAACGGCATCGTGGTCATCAAGGACAACATGGCTCAGGAGGGTGTGATCATGGACGATGTGGACAGCAGCGTCTGCCGGGACCTGGACGTGGTCCGTAAGATCATCCGCCGAGCTGGGCTGCACCTCCTGGCCGAGGAACGCCAGGAGAACTTCCCCGATGAGATCTACCACGTCTACACCTTTGCC